A genomic segment from Cyprinus carpio isolate SPL01 chromosome A22, ASM1834038v1, whole genome shotgun sequence encodes:
- the LOC122135042 gene encoding adhesion G-protein coupled receptor G7-like has translation MLLVNICLCMTTYYLLFIFGINNPVKSSKASVSEQNVIPSSDLQEIVDQGPCTAITALLQYFLLATFAWNILYAAHVFFLIRNALNGPPRAFRTIAMILGWGLPAVIVGISLSTTYSFRNPLGYRQEEL, from the exons ATGCTCTTGGTGAACATCTGTTTGTGCATGACCACCTATTACCTGCTCTTCATTTTTGGGATCAACAACCCGGTCAAGAGCTCAAAGGCATCAGTTTCAGAGCAGAATGTTATTCCTTCTTCAGATTTGCAGGAGATAGTCGATCAGGGTCCTTGTACAGCAATCACAGCTCTGTTGCAGTACTTCCTGCTGGCCACGTTTGCCTGGAACATCCTGTATGCGGCTCATGTGTTTTTCCTCATTAGAAATGCCCTCAACGGTCCGCCCCGAGCTTTCCGCACCATCGCCATGATACTCGGCTGGG GTCTGCCTGCTGTTATTGTCGGCATCTCACTGTCCACCACCTACAGCTTTAGGAACCCTTTAGGTTATCGACAAGAGGAGTTGTAa